From Paenibacillus physcomitrellae, the proteins below share one genomic window:
- a CDS encoding DegT/DnrJ/EryC1/StrS family aminotransferase, whose amino-acid sequence METRRVSRERIPVLDLNREVRELKPRILQAVEDILDKGVFIMGEQVKRLEQECAAELDAAYAVALNSGTDALMIALLAAGIGPGDEVITTPFTFFATAEAISRVGAEPVFVDVDRDTFNLDLTQLEQAVTPRTKAVIPVHLFGQTADMKGLMAIADARGLIVIEDAAQAFGAEHLGRKAGTIGHMGCFSFFPSKNLGAYGDGGLLVTNDADLAEKARMLRAHGSRIKYYNEMIGLNSRLDEMQAAILRVKLPYAAEWNERRRRAAALYNELLSDIPELQCPACAPGMKHVYHQYTLRVSKGLRDSLQAALDEAGISTAVYYPVPVHRLPVYASIKVSLPAAEQLADEVLSLPIGPYLDAETQLFIAGKIAEHFR is encoded by the coding sequence ATGGAAACTCGGCGGGTAAGCCGTGAACGGATTCCGGTGCTTGATCTGAACCGGGAGGTTCGGGAACTGAAACCCCGGATTCTGCAGGCGGTCGAGGACATTTTGGATAAAGGTGTCTTTATTATGGGCGAGCAGGTGAAGCGGCTGGAGCAGGAGTGCGCTGCCGAACTGGACGCTGCTTATGCGGTTGCGCTGAACTCGGGCACCGACGCGCTGATGATTGCGCTGCTGGCAGCCGGGATTGGACCGGGAGACGAGGTAATTACAACCCCGTTTACGTTCTTCGCCACAGCCGAGGCGATCAGTCGGGTCGGAGCCGAGCCGGTATTCGTAGATGTGGATCGGGACACGTTTAACCTGGATCTGACGCAGCTGGAGCAGGCCGTTACGCCGCGGACAAAAGCGGTGATCCCCGTGCATTTGTTCGGACAAACGGCCGACATGAAGGGACTTATGGCGATTGCGGACGCTCGCGGGCTGATCGTTATTGAAGATGCCGCGCAGGCGTTTGGAGCAGAGCATCTGGGTCGGAAGGCCGGCACGATCGGTCATATGGGATGTTTCTCTTTCTTCCCTTCCAAGAACCTTGGTGCGTACGGGGACGGCGGGCTGCTGGTCACGAACGATGCCGACCTGGCGGAGAAAGCCAGAATGCTGCGGGCCCACGGCTCGCGGATCAAATATTACAACGAAATGATCGGACTCAATTCCAGGCTGGACGAAATGCAGGCAGCTATCCTCCGGGTCAAGCTGCCGTATGCTGCAGAATGGAACGAACGCCGCCGCCGCGCGGCTGCTCTATACAACGAACTGCTCAGCGATATTCCCGAGCTGCAGTGCCCGGCCTGCGCGCCTGGCATGAAGCATGTGTACCACCAATATACGCTGCGGGTGAGTAAGGGCTTGAGAGACAGCCTGCAGGCGGCTTTGGATGAAGCAGGCATCAGCACGGCTGTTTATTACCCGGTTCCTGTACACCGGCTGCCGGTCTATGCTTCGATAAAGGTTTCCCTGCCTGCTGCCGAACAGCTGGCGGACGAAGTGCTGTCGCTGCCGATCGGCCCTTATCTGGATGCGGAGACCCAGCTGTTTATTGCCGGGAAGATCGCGGAACATTTCCGCTAA
- a CDS encoding acyltransferase, giving the protein MGNYFSHPTAVVDDGAEIGEGTKIWHYTHVSARSVIGQGCSLGQNVYVADRVTIGSGVKIQNNVSVYEGVELEDDVFCGPSMVFTNVRTPRAAFPRNRSEDYHRTLVKKGATIGANATVVCGVTIGEWAFIAAGAVVTRDVPAYACVAGVPARRIGWACKCGGRLAFELEEACCPDCGRRYVREDGRFVKLREE; this is encoded by the coding sequence ATGGGAAATTATTTTTCACATCCGACAGCGGTGGTCGATGACGGGGCCGAGATCGGCGAAGGGACAAAAATATGGCATTACACCCACGTCTCCGCCCGGTCTGTGATCGGCCAAGGCTGCAGCCTGGGGCAGAACGTGTATGTGGCGGACCGGGTCACGATCGGCAGCGGAGTCAAAATTCAGAATAATGTGTCTGTCTATGAAGGAGTAGAGCTGGAGGATGACGTGTTCTGCGGTCCCAGCATGGTATTTACGAATGTGCGGACGCCGCGGGCCGCTTTCCCCCGGAACAGAAGCGAGGACTACCACCGGACACTCGTCAAAAAAGGGGCCACCATCGGCGCCAACGCCACCGTGGTATGCGGCGTTACGATCGGCGAATGGGCGTTTATCGCCGCCGGAGCGGTCGTTACCCGCGATGTTCCGGCTTACGCCTGCGTCGCCGGGGTTCCGGCCAGGCGGATCGGATGGGCGTGCAAATGCGGAGGCCGGTTAGCATTCGAGCTTGAGGAAGCGTGCTGCCCGGACTGCGGCCGGAGGTACGTAAGGGAAGACGGCCGTTTCGTTAAATTAAGGGAGGAATAG
- a CDS encoding nucleotide sugar dehydrogenase — protein sequence MVRESVEQERHKEVLLAKFRNKTAVIGVVGLGYVGLPLAVEKAKAGFHVIGFDVQAAKIDMVNQGMNYIGDIVDDDLREMVAAGRLRATADYAFIAEVDAVAICVPTPLDTYQQPDTSYVENSAAEAARYLHPGMLVVLESTTYPGTTEELVKPALEQSGLVCGEDFFLAYSPERVDPGNRLFNTKNTPKVVGGMTPACSEVAEALYRTVLEGSVHVVSSPSVAEMEKIYENTFRHINIALANEMALLCSRMGINVWEVIEAAKTKPYGFMAFYPGPGLGGHCIPIDPFYLTWKARKYNFHTRLIELAGEINQTMPEFVVQRIAEILNERRKPLHGSTVHVLGVAYKKDIDDYRESPALDIIGLLEARGANVRASDTHIPSFKRDGAIYECVRVTEERLAEADIIVITTDHSGFDYGMLADSEAPLFDTRNAFQDKKKPQHYYLL from the coding sequence ATGGTGCGGGAATCAGTCGAACAAGAGCGGCACAAGGAAGTGCTGCTCGCCAAATTCAGGAACAAAACGGCGGTCATCGGCGTCGTCGGGCTCGGCTATGTAGGGCTGCCGCTGGCGGTGGAGAAAGCCAAAGCGGGATTTCACGTCATCGGCTTTGACGTCCAGGCTGCCAAAATTGACATGGTCAACCAAGGGATGAACTATATCGGAGATATCGTGGATGACGATTTAAGGGAGATGGTGGCCGCAGGGCGGCTTCGGGCGACGGCTGACTATGCCTTCATCGCTGAGGTCGATGCGGTGGCGATCTGTGTGCCAACACCGCTGGATACTTATCAGCAGCCGGATACGAGTTACGTGGAGAATTCAGCGGCCGAAGCGGCCCGCTACCTCCATCCCGGCATGCTGGTTGTGCTGGAGAGCACCACTTATCCGGGAACTACGGAAGAGCTGGTCAAACCGGCGCTCGAACAATCCGGCCTGGTGTGCGGCGAAGACTTTTTCCTCGCTTATTCACCGGAAAGGGTAGACCCCGGCAACCGGTTGTTTAACACCAAGAACACGCCCAAGGTGGTCGGCGGCATGACCCCGGCCTGCTCGGAGGTTGCCGAAGCGCTGTACCGGACGGTTCTGGAAGGCAGCGTGCATGTGGTCTCAAGTCCTTCTGTCGCTGAAATGGAGAAAATCTATGAAAATACCTTCCGCCATATCAATATCGCCCTGGCTAACGAGATGGCGCTGTTATGCAGCCGGATGGGGATCAACGTGTGGGAAGTCATCGAGGCCGCGAAGACGAAGCCTTACGGCTTTATGGCCTTCTACCCGGGCCCGGGGCTTGGCGGACACTGCATCCCGATCGATCCGTTTTACCTGACCTGGAAAGCCCGCAAATATAACTTCCATACCCGTCTGATCGAACTGGCAGGTGAAATCAACCAGACTATGCCGGAGTTCGTGGTGCAGCGGATCGCCGAAATTCTCAACGAACGGAGAAAGCCGCTGCACGGCTCAACCGTTCATGTGCTTGGAGTGGCCTATAAGAAGGACATCGACGATTACCGCGAATCCCCGGCGCTCGACATTATCGGCCTGCTTGAAGCCAGGGGAGCGAATGTACGGGCCAGCGATACCCATATCCCGAGCTTCAAAAGGGACGGAGCGATTTACGAGTGCGTGCGGGTTACGGAGGAGCGGCTGGCGGAAGCCGACATTATTGTGATCACGACCGATCATTCGGGCTTCGATTACGGCATGCTTGCAGACAGCGAAGCGCCGCTGTTCGACACCCGCAATGCCTTCCAGGATAAGAAGAAACCGCAGCATTACTATTTGCTGTAA